A single window of Syntrophotalea acetylenica DNA harbors:
- a CDS encoding Txe/YoeB family addiction module toxin: protein MKLVFSENAWDDYQYWLRTDKKLLKRLNSLIRDIQRSPYEGIGKPEPLKHGLSGYWSRRITDEHRIVYKVDDDAIFIAQARYHY, encoded by the coding sequence ATGAAGCTGGTATTTTCCGAAAATGCCTGGGACGATTACCAATATTGGCTGCGAACCGACAAAAAACTCCTCAAACGCCTCAACTCGCTAATTCGGGATATTCAACGCTCTCCATACGAAGGGATCGGTAAACCCGAACCTCTCAAACACGGTTTATCTGGCTATTGGTCACGTCGCATTACCGACGAGCACCGCATTGTCTATAAAGTCGATGACGATGCAATTTTCATCGCCCAGGCAAGATACCACTACTGA
- a CDS encoding type II toxin-antitoxin system Phd/YefM family antitoxin, with the protein MEAISYTKARSNLAKAMEKVCEDHSPIIITRRNENSVVMISLEDYQALEETAYLLRSPKNARRLLESIAELESGGGVERELSE; encoded by the coding sequence ATGGAAGCAATTTCTTATACCAAAGCTCGCAGCAACTTGGCCAAGGCCATGGAAAAAGTCTGTGAGGACCACTCCCCTATCATTATCACCCGTCGCAATGAAAACTCGGTTGTGATGATATCCCTTGAAGACTACCAGGCCCTTGAAGAAACGGCTTATCTGCTGCGAAGTCCTAAAAACGCCCGGCGACTCCTGGAATCAATTGCTGAACTTGAATCCGGCGGAGGAGTAGAGCGGGAGTTGAGCGAATGA